The following are encoded together in the Buteo buteo chromosome 2, bButBut1.hap1.1, whole genome shotgun sequence genome:
- the NKTR gene encoding NK-tumor recognition protein isoform X4, protein MGVQDRPQCFFEIEINREPVGRIMFQLFSDICPKTCKNFLCLCSGEKGIGKTTGKKLCYKGTTFHRVVKNFMIQGGDFSEGNGKGGESIYGGYFKDENFILKHDRAFLLSMANRGKHTNGSQFFITTKPAPHLDGVHVVFGLVISGFEVIEQIENLKTDTASRPYADVRVIDCGVLVTKSAKDALEKKKKVCSDSEASDSSSSASSSSETSSDSEAENERSRRRKRKRRAKTKQSRKRRKEERKKEDPRCKRTSNQRRLSDKSDITEKAVDVSTKRDKPVVRPEEIPPVPENRFLLRRDVPVVNVEPEPKLLDPTPILTDQKPSVSKSGRKIKGRGTIRYHTPPRSRSCSESDDDDSSETPPHWKEEMQRLRTYRPPSGEKWSKGDKLSDPCTSRWDERSASRRSRSWSHNGYSDLSTVRYSSHHKKHRKEKKKVKHKKKSKKQKHFKKHKQTKKKKTSASSDVESSHSFLRRTKSSCDRERKSRSSSLSSRHSSRRGWSKSDKEDQSSSTLSSRGTRSYYRSRSRSRSRSKSRSYSRRSSRSRSASKSSRSRSRSRSSSNPRLQKTVSNSPRNISTRLNESKLNKTAEPVRAVILPSDKIVVPPVVPENLPVIPLSDSPPPSRWKPGQKPWKPSYERIQEMKAKTTHLIPTQTNYNLVVIKEANTSSSYHKRQRSSDSDRSGYSKYHSDRSSDSWLRSRSRSSRSRSYSRSYTRSRSPSSSRTKSRSSGRSPSLSKYRSDRSGYSESTSYYSLSDDDTHRNKRKSMSSDQKARSLKLRQETSSESTLPYKCTKDYDESSQGLKESDTLSSSDFSTDSDRSAKMKVVQEKEGRFQLEGDTQKQDKNSLSSERGEEESKCERDSGHAKKKAAKEKSSEQPRGGAKTKRKSYSGSKWDSESNSERGEARHNRGDSRPSSSKEEGEATSGSDTELSVTKRIKKQSNSSEGFLDSDCAWKTSKQLSSSESESSCSSSTNIRGKSKKHKHGSKKTLKKSHSKKAKEKSKGKKEKKHKVQKRKEMFHWQPPLEFGEEDDDEINEKPVTKDDKKEKPLTRDIKDKQVYEKDEIVKDEMGNGEKSCADENLLGKNTTCGASPDRSNLNKDSIETNASTSILNSGINVTACKNEVKQAEESNQNGLEDVIQTDDNMEICTPDRNSPGKVDVDVLSPVVLTAKPQALSASINKDLQVETPEQDAVKLGNSITDFINIKEEKEMGRQESNSVPVSLNCSLKCEITENTQSNMIDNKWKPLQGVGNLQPATISTAAEVKNVASAPEPKPAGLRIEIKAKNKVRPGSLFDEVRKTARLNRRPRNQDSSSEEESPSRDDNSPSRSLSRSRSKSDSKSRHRTRSISYSHSRSRSRSSTYSYRSRSYTRSRSRGWYSRDRSRSRSSSYHSYKSRSRTYSRSRSRSSSYGHHSRSRSYTYDSYYSRSRSRSKRSDSYRRSRSYDRRSRSYGSDSESDRSYSKNRSPSESSRYS, encoded by the exons tgtacATGTTGTCTTTGGACTggttatttctggttttgaagtaatagaacaaatagaaaatctgaaaactgATACTGCAAGTAGACCCTATGCAGATGTACGAGTTATTGACTGTGGGGTGCTTGTTACAAAATCAGCAAAAGATG ctttggagaagaagaagaaagtatgTTCTGACTCAGAAGCTTCAGACTCCTCCTCCAGTGCATCAAGCTCTTCAGAAACTTCATCTGACAGtgaagctgaaaatgaaagaagcagaagaagaaagcgTAAAAGAAGAGCTAAAACCAAACAATCAAGAAAAcgaagaaaggaagagaggaagaaagaggatcCAAGGTGCAAGCGAACCTCAAACCAAAGACG cctTTCTGACAAGAGTGATATAACGGAAAAAGCAGTCGATGTTAGCACAAAGAGGGACAAACCTGTGGTACGTCCTGAAGAAATTCCTCCAGTgcctgaaaacagatttttgctaAGAAGAGATGTGCCTGTTGTCAATGTAGAACCTGAACC GAAGCTTCTTGATCCTACGCCAATTCTGACTGACCAGAAACCATCAGTCTCTAAATCTGGAcgaaaaattaaaggaagaggCACAATA CGATATCACACCCCACCTCGATCACGATCATGTTCTGAATCCGATGATGATGACAGCAGTGAGACCCCTCCTCACTGGAAAGAGGAAATGCAGAGATTACGAACATATAGACCACCTAGTGGAGAAAAGTGGAGTAAAGGAGATAA gtTGAGTGACCCATGTACAAGCAGATGGGATGAAAGAAGTGCATCCCGGAGATCAAGATCCTGGTCACATAACGGTTACTCTGATCTAAGTACTGTGAGATATTCTAGCCATcacaaaaagcacagaaaagagaaaaagaaggtgaaacataaaaagaaatctaaaaagcagaagcatttcAAGAAGCAcaagcaaactaaaaaaaagaagacatcaGCCTCATCAGATGTAGAATCCTCTCATTCCTTCCTCAGGAGGACAAAATCATCTTGTGATCGTGAGAGGAAATCTCGTTCTTCTTCATTGTCTTCTAGACATTCATCCAGAAGAGGCTGGTCTAAATCTGATAAGGAAGACCAGAGCTCATCCACTTTATCAAGCAGAGGGACTCGATCATACTACAGGTCCAGGTCCCGATCCAGATCTAGGTCTAAATCAAGATCTTATTCCCGAAGAAGTTCTAGATCAAGATCAGCCTCTAAATCATCGCGTTCTCGAAGCAGGTCAAGGTCAAGTTCTAACCCTAGGCTTCAAAAGACGGTTTCCAATTCTCCACGAAATATTTCAACACGATTAAATGAAAGTAAGTTGAACAAGACTGCTGAGCCTGTAAGAGCAGTTATACTCCCGAGTGATAAAATTGTCGTACCACCAGTTGTCCCAGAAAACCTCCCTGTTATACCCTTAAGTGATAGTCCCCCTCCTTCGAGGTGGAAACCTGGGCAGAAACCGTGGAAGCCATCTTATGAGCGAATTCAGGAAATGAAAGCTAAAACAACCCATTTAATACCCACACAAACTAATTACAATTTAGTAGTCATTAAAGAGGCCAACACTTCTTCCTCATATCATAAGCGACAAAGGAGTTCAGACAGTGATCGAAGCGGTTATTCCAAATATCATAGTGACAGAAGCTCAGACAGCTGGCTGAGGTCAAGAAGCAGGTCTTCTCGAAGTAGGTCATACTCAAGATCTTATACAAGATCTAGAAGTCCATCTAGCTCGAGGACAAAATCTCGTTCTTCTGGTAGATCACCATCACTGAGTAAATACCGCAGTGACAGGTCAGGTTATAGCGAGTCAACATCTTATTATTCCCTTAGTGATGATGATAcgcacagaaacaaaagaaagtccATGTCAAGTGATCAGAAAGCTCGGTCTCTTAAACTGAGGCAAGAAACGAGCTCTGAAAGTACTCTCCCTTATAAGTGTACAAAAGACTACGATGAGTCTTCTCAAGGATTGAAAGAGAGTGACACTTTATCATCTTCAGACTTCTCTACTGACAGTGACCGTTCTGCCAAAATGAAAGTAGTCCAAGAAAAAGAAGGCCGTTTTCAATTAGAAGGAGATACTCAGAAACAGGATAAAAATAGCTTAAGTTCtgagagaggggaggaggaatcCAAGTGTGAGCGGGATTCTGGTCAtgctaaaaagaaagcagctaaaGAGAAATCTTCTGAGCAGCCTAGAGGTGGTGCAAAAACTAAACGAAAATCCTATTCAGGTAGTAAATGGGACTCTGAATCAAACTCCGAAAGAGGAGAGGCAAGGCATAATAGGGGAGACTCCAGACCCTCCTCCAgtaaagaggaaggagaggccACATCAGGATCTGATACAGAGCTTAGCGTTAccaaaaggataaaaaaacaGTCAAATTCTTCAGAAGGCTTTCTGGATTCTGATTGTGCGTGGAAGACAAGCAAACAGTTGTCATCTTCTGAATCTGAGAGTTCTTGTTCTAGCTCAACAAACATTAGAGGAAAgtcaaaaaaacacaaacatggATCGaaaaaaactcttaaaaaatcacattcaaaaaaagcaaaagaaaaatcaaaagggaaaaaggagaagaaacacaaagttcagaaaagaaaagaaatgtttcactgGCAGCCCCCACTGGAGTTTGGtgaagaagatgatgatgagATAAATGAAAAGCCGGTTACCAAGgatgataaaaaagaaaagccgCTTACCAGGGACATAAAGGATAAACAAGTTTATGAAAAGGATGAAATAGTCAAAGATGAAATGGGAAATGGTGAAAAGTCTTGTGCGGATGAAAACCTTTTAGGTAAAAACACTACATGTGGTGCCTCACCAGATCGCAGTAACCTTAATAAAGATAGCATTGAAACAAATGCTTCAACCAGTATTTTAAACTCAGGAATAAATGTGACCGCTTGCAAGAATGAGGTTAAACAAGCTGAAGAAAGTAACCAGAACGGATTGGAAGATGTTATTCAGACAGATGACAACATGGAGATTTGTACTCCAGATCGTAACTCACCAGGGAAGGTTGATGTGGATGTTCTGTCTCCTGTCGTTCTCACTGCTAAACCTCAGGCTTTAAGTGCTAGTATAAACAAAGATTTACAGGTTGAGACCCCTGAACAAGATGCTGTCAAACTGGGAAACAGTATTACAGactttattaatattaaagaagaaaaagaaatgggaaggcAAGAAAGTAACTCTGTCCCTGTGTCTTTAAACTGtagtttaaaatgtgaaattactgaaaatacACAGAGCAATATGATAGATAATAAGTGGAAGCCTTTGCAAGGTGTTGGTAATTTACAACCAGCAACAATTAGTACTGCTGCAGAAGTTAAGAATGTAGCTTCAGCACCAGAGCCTAAACCAGCAGGTTTAAGAattgaaataaaagctaaaaataaagtaagGCCTGGATCTCTGTTTGATGAAGTTAGAAAAACAGCACGGCTAAATCGAAGGCCAAGGAACCAAGACAGTTCCAGTGAAGAAGAATCTCCAAGTAGAGATGACAATAGCCCATCCAGGAGTCTCAGTAGGTCACGAAGTAAATCTGATTCTAAATCCAGACACAGAACAAGGTCCATATCTTACAGTCACTCAAGAAGTCGGTCCCGAAGTTCTACATATTCATATAG GTCAAGAAGCTATACAAGAAGCCGAAGCAGAGGATGGTATAGTAGAGATCGGTCAAGAAGTCGAAGTAGTTCTTACCACAGTTACAAGAGTCGTAG TCGAACCTATAGTAGAAGTAGATCCAGAAGTAGTTCTTACGGTCATCACAGTCGATCCAG GTCATACACGTATGATAGTTACTATAGCAGAAGTCGAAGCAGAAGTAAAAGGAGTGACAGCTATAGAAGATCTAGAAGTTATGATAGGCGATCCAG atCTTATGGCTCTGACAGTGAAAGTGATCGCAGTTACTCTAAGAATCGAAGTCCCAGTGAAAGCAGCAGATATagctga
- the NKTR gene encoding NK-tumor recognition protein isoform X3 — MGVQDRPQCFFEIEINREPVGRIMFQLFSDICPKTCKNFLCLCSGEKGIGKTTGKKLCYKGTTFHRVVKNFMIQGGDFSEGNGKGGESIYGGYFKDENFILKHDRAFLLSMANRGKHTNGSQFFITTKPAPHLDGVHVVFGLVISGFEVIEQIENLKTDTASRPYADVRVIDCGVLVTKSAKDALEKKKKVCSDSEASDSSSSASSSSETSSDSEAENERSRRRKRKRRAKTKQSRKRRKEERKKEDPRCKRTSNQRRSLSDKSDITEKAVDVSTKRDKPVVRPEEIPPVPENRFLLRRDVPVVNVEPEPKLLDPTPILTDQKPSVSKSGRKIKGRGTIRYHTPPRSRSCSESDDDDSSETPPHWKEEMQRLRTYRPPSGEKWSKGDKLSDPCTSRWDERSASRRSRSWSHNGYSDLSTVRYSSHHKKHRKEKKKVKHKKKSKKQKHFKKHKQTKKKKTSASSDVESSHSFLRRTKSSCDRERKSRSSSLSSRHSSRRGWSKSDKEDQSSSTLSSRGTRSYYRSRSRSRSRSKSRSYSRRSSRSRSASKSSRSRSRSRSSSNPRLQKTVSNSPRNISTRLNESKLNKTAEPVRAVILPSDKIVVPPVVPENLPVIPLSDSPPPSRWKPGQKPWKPSYERIQEMKAKTTHLIPTQTNYNLVVIKEANTSSSYHKRQRSSDSDRSGYSKYHSDRSSDSWLRSRSRSSRSRSYSRSYTRSRSPSSSRTKSRSSGRSPSLSKYRSDRSGYSESTSYYSLSDDDTHRNKRKSMSSDQKARSLKLRQETSSESTLPYKCTKDYDESSQGLKESDTLSSSDFSTDSDRSAKMKVVQEKEGRFQLEGDTQKQDKNSLSSERGEEESKCERDSGHAKKKAAKEKSSEQPRGGAKTKRKSYSGSKWDSESNSERGEARHNRGDSRPSSSKEEGEATSGSDTELSVTKRIKKQSNSSEGFLDSDCAWKTSKQLSSSESESSCSSSTNIRGKSKKHKHGSKKTLKKSHSKKAKEKSKGKKEKKHKVQKRKEMFHWQPPLEFGEEDDDEINEKPVTKDDKKEKPLTRDIKDKQVYEKDEIVKDEMGNGEKSCADENLLGKNTTCGASPDRSNLNKDSIETNASTSILNSGINVTACKNEVKQAEESNQNGLEDVIQTDDNMEICTPDRNSPGKVDVDVLSPVVLTAKPQALSASINKDLQVETPEQDAVKLGNSITDFINIKEEKEMGRQESNSVPVSLNCSLKCEITENTQSNMIDNKWKPLQGVGNLQPATISTAAEVKNVASAPEPKPAGLRIEIKAKNKVRPGSLFDEVRKTARLNRRPRNQDSSSEEESPSRDDNSPSRSLSRSRSKSDSKSRHRTRSISYSHSRSRSRSSTYSYRSRSYTRSRSRGWYSRDRSRSRSSSYHSYKSRSRTYSRSRSRSSSYGHHSRSRSYTYDSYYSRSRSRSKRSDSYRRSRSYDRRSRSYGSDSESDRSYSKNRSPSESSRYS; from the exons tgtacATGTTGTCTTTGGACTggttatttctggttttgaagtaatagaacaaatagaaaatctgaaaactgATACTGCAAGTAGACCCTATGCAGATGTACGAGTTATTGACTGTGGGGTGCTTGTTACAAAATCAGCAAAAGATG ctttggagaagaagaagaaagtatgTTCTGACTCAGAAGCTTCAGACTCCTCCTCCAGTGCATCAAGCTCTTCAGAAACTTCATCTGACAGtgaagctgaaaatgaaagaagcagaagaagaaagcgTAAAAGAAGAGCTAAAACCAAACAATCAAGAAAAcgaagaaaggaagagaggaagaaagaggatcCAAGGTGCAAGCGAACCTCAAACCAAAGACG cagcctTTCTGACAAGAGTGATATAACGGAAAAAGCAGTCGATGTTAGCACAAAGAGGGACAAACCTGTGGTACGTCCTGAAGAAATTCCTCCAGTgcctgaaaacagatttttgctaAGAAGAGATGTGCCTGTTGTCAATGTAGAACCTGAACC GAAGCTTCTTGATCCTACGCCAATTCTGACTGACCAGAAACCATCAGTCTCTAAATCTGGAcgaaaaattaaaggaagaggCACAATA CGATATCACACCCCACCTCGATCACGATCATGTTCTGAATCCGATGATGATGACAGCAGTGAGACCCCTCCTCACTGGAAAGAGGAAATGCAGAGATTACGAACATATAGACCACCTAGTGGAGAAAAGTGGAGTAAAGGAGATAA gtTGAGTGACCCATGTACAAGCAGATGGGATGAAAGAAGTGCATCCCGGAGATCAAGATCCTGGTCACATAACGGTTACTCTGATCTAAGTACTGTGAGATATTCTAGCCATcacaaaaagcacagaaaagagaaaaagaaggtgaaacataaaaagaaatctaaaaagcagaagcatttcAAGAAGCAcaagcaaactaaaaaaaagaagacatcaGCCTCATCAGATGTAGAATCCTCTCATTCCTTCCTCAGGAGGACAAAATCATCTTGTGATCGTGAGAGGAAATCTCGTTCTTCTTCATTGTCTTCTAGACATTCATCCAGAAGAGGCTGGTCTAAATCTGATAAGGAAGACCAGAGCTCATCCACTTTATCAAGCAGAGGGACTCGATCATACTACAGGTCCAGGTCCCGATCCAGATCTAGGTCTAAATCAAGATCTTATTCCCGAAGAAGTTCTAGATCAAGATCAGCCTCTAAATCATCGCGTTCTCGAAGCAGGTCAAGGTCAAGTTCTAACCCTAGGCTTCAAAAGACGGTTTCCAATTCTCCACGAAATATTTCAACACGATTAAATGAAAGTAAGTTGAACAAGACTGCTGAGCCTGTAAGAGCAGTTATACTCCCGAGTGATAAAATTGTCGTACCACCAGTTGTCCCAGAAAACCTCCCTGTTATACCCTTAAGTGATAGTCCCCCTCCTTCGAGGTGGAAACCTGGGCAGAAACCGTGGAAGCCATCTTATGAGCGAATTCAGGAAATGAAAGCTAAAACAACCCATTTAATACCCACACAAACTAATTACAATTTAGTAGTCATTAAAGAGGCCAACACTTCTTCCTCATATCATAAGCGACAAAGGAGTTCAGACAGTGATCGAAGCGGTTATTCCAAATATCATAGTGACAGAAGCTCAGACAGCTGGCTGAGGTCAAGAAGCAGGTCTTCTCGAAGTAGGTCATACTCAAGATCTTATACAAGATCTAGAAGTCCATCTAGCTCGAGGACAAAATCTCGTTCTTCTGGTAGATCACCATCACTGAGTAAATACCGCAGTGACAGGTCAGGTTATAGCGAGTCAACATCTTATTATTCCCTTAGTGATGATGATAcgcacagaaacaaaagaaagtccATGTCAAGTGATCAGAAAGCTCGGTCTCTTAAACTGAGGCAAGAAACGAGCTCTGAAAGTACTCTCCCTTATAAGTGTACAAAAGACTACGATGAGTCTTCTCAAGGATTGAAAGAGAGTGACACTTTATCATCTTCAGACTTCTCTACTGACAGTGACCGTTCTGCCAAAATGAAAGTAGTCCAAGAAAAAGAAGGCCGTTTTCAATTAGAAGGAGATACTCAGAAACAGGATAAAAATAGCTTAAGTTCtgagagaggggaggaggaatcCAAGTGTGAGCGGGATTCTGGTCAtgctaaaaagaaagcagctaaaGAGAAATCTTCTGAGCAGCCTAGAGGTGGTGCAAAAACTAAACGAAAATCCTATTCAGGTAGTAAATGGGACTCTGAATCAAACTCCGAAAGAGGAGAGGCAAGGCATAATAGGGGAGACTCCAGACCCTCCTCCAgtaaagaggaaggagaggccACATCAGGATCTGATACAGAGCTTAGCGTTAccaaaaggataaaaaaacaGTCAAATTCTTCAGAAGGCTTTCTGGATTCTGATTGTGCGTGGAAGACAAGCAAACAGTTGTCATCTTCTGAATCTGAGAGTTCTTGTTCTAGCTCAACAAACATTAGAGGAAAgtcaaaaaaacacaaacatggATCGaaaaaaactcttaaaaaatcacattcaaaaaaagcaaaagaaaaatcaaaagggaaaaaggagaagaaacacaaagttcagaaaagaaaagaaatgtttcactgGCAGCCCCCACTGGAGTTTGGtgaagaagatgatgatgagATAAATGAAAAGCCGGTTACCAAGgatgataaaaaagaaaagccgCTTACCAGGGACATAAAGGATAAACAAGTTTATGAAAAGGATGAAATAGTCAAAGATGAAATGGGAAATGGTGAAAAGTCTTGTGCGGATGAAAACCTTTTAGGTAAAAACACTACATGTGGTGCCTCACCAGATCGCAGTAACCTTAATAAAGATAGCATTGAAACAAATGCTTCAACCAGTATTTTAAACTCAGGAATAAATGTGACCGCTTGCAAGAATGAGGTTAAACAAGCTGAAGAAAGTAACCAGAACGGATTGGAAGATGTTATTCAGACAGATGACAACATGGAGATTTGTACTCCAGATCGTAACTCACCAGGGAAGGTTGATGTGGATGTTCTGTCTCCTGTCGTTCTCACTGCTAAACCTCAGGCTTTAAGTGCTAGTATAAACAAAGATTTACAGGTTGAGACCCCTGAACAAGATGCTGTCAAACTGGGAAACAGTATTACAGactttattaatattaaagaagaaaaagaaatgggaaggcAAGAAAGTAACTCTGTCCCTGTGTCTTTAAACTGtagtttaaaatgtgaaattactgaaaatacACAGAGCAATATGATAGATAATAAGTGGAAGCCTTTGCAAGGTGTTGGTAATTTACAACCAGCAACAATTAGTACTGCTGCAGAAGTTAAGAATGTAGCTTCAGCACCAGAGCCTAAACCAGCAGGTTTAAGAattgaaataaaagctaaaaataaagtaagGCCTGGATCTCTGTTTGATGAAGTTAGAAAAACAGCACGGCTAAATCGAAGGCCAAGGAACCAAGACAGTTCCAGTGAAGAAGAATCTCCAAGTAGAGATGACAATAGCCCATCCAGGAGTCTCAGTAGGTCACGAAGTAAATCTGATTCTAAATCCAGACACAGAACAAGGTCCATATCTTACAGTCACTCAAGAAGTCGGTCCCGAAGTTCTACATATTCATATAG GTCAAGAAGCTATACAAGAAGCCGAAGCAGAGGATGGTATAGTAGAGATCGGTCAAGAAGTCGAAGTAGTTCTTACCACAGTTACAAGAGTCGTAG TCGAACCTATAGTAGAAGTAGATCCAGAAGTAGTTCTTACGGTCATCACAGTCGATCCAG GTCATACACGTATGATAGTTACTATAGCAGAAGTCGAAGCAGAAGTAAAAGGAGTGACAGCTATAGAAGATCTAGAAGTTATGATAGGCGATCCAG atCTTATGGCTCTGACAGTGAAAGTGATCGCAGTTACTCTAAGAATCGAAGTCCCAGTGAAAGCAGCAGATATagctga